The region CATTCTCATGCACGAAACCTATGGGGAGAATCCACAGCTGTATCCGCAGTCTCTGCACGAAGAGGCGGCTTCCGTGCCTCAGACGTATGCCCGCATCGAGGAAAGCCACGAGATGAACTGGGCCAACGCATGCATGGGAATCGGCGAGCCGACGAGCCCGTTCTCGTATGCCGCCCCGCTGACCGAGGTCATGCTCCTGGGGCTCGTAGCACTTCGGGGTGGGCAAGGCTTTCGGATGGCATACGATGCCGACAACATGCGCGTACTAAATTCCGATGACGCCAACGCGTACCTCACGCGGGCCTATCGCGACGGGTGGTCACTATAATGCGCCGAACTATGCTGGCGATTGCTGCGGTCTGCCTCTCGGTCGGTTGTGCGGCTGCTCAGGACGAGGCCGGCCCTGCTATGACAGACGCGGAGCACCTGACACCGGTGAATGTCCTGACTCAGGTTGAAATGGATGCCGGCTGGCAACTCCTCTTCGACGGTCACACTCTTGACGGGTGGCACGGATACAACCGTGACGGCCTTCCCGGCGGCTGGGGTGTCGAGAACGGCATGCTGACTCGCACCGGTGAAGGCGGGGACATCGTCACCGACCGCGAGTTCGTCGATTTCGAACTTTCCGTGGAATGGAAGCTGGAGCCCGGCGGAAACAGCGGCATCTTCTACCGCGCGGCAGAGGGTGAGGAGTGGATCTATCACAGTGCGCCAGAAATGCAGATCCTAGACGATGAGCGTCACCCCGACGGCCAGAACCCGCTCACGAGCGCGGGTGCCAACTACGGGCTGAACGCTGCGCCGCGGGGTGTAGTGCGACCGGTCGGCGAATGGAACGAATCGCGTGTGGTCGTCGAGGGATCGGACGTCGAACACTGGCTCAACGGCACCCGCGTGGTCGAATACGTCCTCGGGGGCGAGGAGTGGGAGGCACTCGTCGCCGACAGCAAGTTCGTCGAATGGCCCGCGTACGGCAGAGCTGCGAAGGGCCACATCGGGCTACAGGATCATGGCGACCCTGTTTGGTACCGGAACCTCAAAGTAAGAGAGATTCAATGATGGATCGGCGCACTTTCCTCGGGACGGTTCCTCTCGCGTTTCTAGGCACGAACCTTGGGGCTAGGGTTTCGGTCCGCACCCCTTCACAATGGTCCCCGTCTGCGGCCATGAATGATCGACAGCCCTACGAACACCTGGGCGTGCAGCTCTACACGCTCCGTGAGGCAATGGCGGCGGATGTCGACGCCACGCTCGCCAGGGTTGCAGAGATCGGGTACGCCGAGGTCGAGTTCGCCGGCCTCCACGGAGTCAGCGCGAGTGGGATGCGAGCGAAGCTCGACCGCGAAGGACTCTCGGCGACGTCGAGTCACGTTGGAATGGATCTTGTCCGGAGTCGGTGGTCAGAGACGTTGGATGTCGCTCAGACGCTGGGACAAAAATTGATCGTGGTGCCGGATGTTCCGAGTGACGAGCGCTCCGCCGAGCGACTCGTCCGAGTCGCGGATGACTTCAATCGCGCTGGAGAGGCTGCGGCCGCGGTTGGCATCCGCCTCGGCTATCACAACCATGCCTGGGAGTTCGAGCCGCTGGCGGACGGCCGGTTGCCGATGGATCTCCTGCTCGACCACACTGAGCCCGACCTGATCGACTGGCAGATGGACGTGTTCTGGACGGTCCAGGGTGGCGCGGACCCTCTGGCTCAACTCGCCAGACGTGCCGGGCGGGTGCGCTCAATACACGTAAAGGATCGCTCGCCCAGTGGAGACATGGTCGACGTCGGAGATGGGGTGATCGACTACCACCGGATCATCCCGGAGGGAGAACGCCACGGACTCGAACACGTGTACGTGGAGCATGACTGGCCCGACGATCCGTTCGACAGCGTACTGAGGAGCTATCGCCACTTGACGGAGGGCCGTGGACCGACCCCGTTAGCACCTCTGCCCGGTGTGTCTCGTGATCCTTTTGAGGAGCGGATTGCATGAGGAGAAAGGCACAGCAGGACTATGATGTCATCGTGGTCGGTTCGGGTGCCGCTGGTGGCATGTGTGCCTACGTGCTGGCTTGCCAGGGCGTGAAGGTTCTCATGCTCGAAGCAGGTCGCGACTACGACCCGGTCTCGGAGACGCCGATGTTCCAGACTCCCGCAGACGCCCCTCTTCGGGCGGCGGGCACGGCTGAGAAACCGTTCGGATTCTATGACGCTACGGTGGATGGAGGCTGGCGTGTACCGGGAGAGCCCTACTCCAGCGCCGAAGGGACCGACTTCATGTGGTGGCGTGCCCGGATGCTCGGTGGCAGGACGAATCACTGGGGACGTATCTCGCTACGGATGGGTGAGTATGACTACAAGCCATACTCTCGAGATGGCCTCGGCTTCGATTGGCCAATGTCCTACCAGGACGTGGAGCCTTACTACGACAAGACAGAGATGCTCGTCGGAGTGTACGGTTCGAACGAGGGACTCGAGAATACGCCGAACTCTTCGCCTGGTGTTCTTCAGCCGCCCCCGGCGCCGCGTGCGGAAGAACTTCTGACGCAGAAAGTGTGCACGGATATCGATATTCCGGTAATTCCGGCCCATCTGGCGATCATGACGCAGCGCCAGGACGCGCAGCGCCTGGCGCAGGCGTTGTGGCCCGGGAATCCGCTCGCGCAGCGCGTGACTGCCGAATCGATGCTTTCCCGAGCGGCATGCTTCTATGCAACGCCATGCGGCAGGGGTTGTTCGATCAAGGCCAACTTCCAGTCCCCGACGGTGCTGATCCCGCCGGCTGTCGCCACGGGTAATCTCGACATCCTGACCGACGCGATGGTCCGTGAGATCACGGTGGATTCGGCCGGTCGCGCCAATGGCGTGCACTACGTCGATAAGCACACGAGACTCGACGAACATGTGAGTGCCCGAGTGGTGGTCCTTGCAGCCAGTGCGTGCGAGTCTGCGCGTATCATGCTGAACTCGACTAGCGGGGCGTTCCCCGATGGTATCGGGAACGGCAGCGGACTGGTTGGGAAGTACGTAATGGACACGGTGGGCGCGGGTGTGTCGGGTCAAATCCCGACCCTAGAGAACATGCCGCCCCACAACGCGGACGGTGCTTCCGCGATGCACCTGTACATGCCCTGGTGGCTGTATCAGGAGCAGGCGCGCGGACAGCTCGACTTCGCGCGTGGATATCACGTCGAGTTCGGCGGTGGCCGGCGAATGCCCGGGTACGGTGCGTTCGGAGGTATCGAGCCTCTCACGCAGGGCTCATACGGGCACCAGTTCAAGGAGGATTGCCGCAGGTACTACGGGTCTTTCATGTCCTTCAACGGCCGGGGCGAGATGATCCCGAACGAAGATTCCTACTGCGAGATCGACTCGGATGGGGTCGATCAGTTCGGTATCCCGACCCTCAAGTTCCACTGGAAGTGGTCGGATCACGAGCTGAACCAGGCCCGACACATGCAGCATACCTTCGCCGGAATCATCGATGCGATGGGAGGGCAGGTGCTTAGCACGGTCCAGGAAGACGGAGCCAACGCAATCGCGCGACCCGGCCAGATTATCCATGAGGTCGGCGGCGTGATCATGGGGGACGACCCGTCGCGCTCGGTGCTCAACGAGTTCTGTCAGTCTTGGGAGGTCGACAACCTGTTCGTTACCGATGGCGGCTGCTTCGCCTCGAATGCCGACAAGAATCCGACTCTGTCCATCATGGCGATTGCGTGGCGAGCGTCGGACTACATCGCGCAGCAACTCGGCCAGAGGAGCATTGGATGAGTGGGCTGGACCGTAAGGATCGATCGCTGCCGATTCTCGGCCAAGATCCACCGCTGGAATCGCTTCTCCCGATGGATCGGCGTCAGGCGCTCAAGGTCATGGCGATCGCTGCCGCGGCGCCTGGGCTCGGGAGTTGTTCGCCAGGAGAGGCGGGGAGCGCTGCAGGAGATGCGTCCTCTGTTCCGAATCCGACGAGTAATCCATTGGCCGCTGGCACTGCGTGGGATCCCGATCTCGTCGCACCGTCGGTGCCGTGGGAGCGGGTTCTCCTAGATGACGAACTGCAGTCCCTTGCTGCGTTGTGCGATGTAATCATTCCGGAGGACGATCGGTCTCCATC is a window of Longimicrobiales bacterium DNA encoding:
- a CDS encoding DUF1080 domain-containing protein, which gives rise to MRRTMLAIAAVCLSVGCAAAQDEAGPAMTDAEHLTPVNVLTQVEMDAGWQLLFDGHTLDGWHGYNRDGLPGGWGVENGMLTRTGEGGDIVTDREFVDFELSVEWKLEPGGNSGIFYRAAEGEEWIYHSAPEMQILDDERHPDGQNPLTSAGANYGLNAAPRGVVRPVGEWNESRVVVEGSDVEHWLNGTRVVEYVLGGEEWEALVADSKFVEWPAYGRAAKGHIGLQDHGDPVWYRNLKVREIQ
- a CDS encoding sugar phosphate isomerase/epimerase → MNDRQPYEHLGVQLYTLREAMAADVDATLARVAEIGYAEVEFAGLHGVSASGMRAKLDREGLSATSSHVGMDLVRSRWSETLDVAQTLGQKLIVVPDVPSDERSAERLVRVADDFNRAGEAAAAVGIRLGYHNHAWEFEPLADGRLPMDLLLDHTEPDLIDWQMDVFWTVQGGADPLAQLARRAGRVRSIHVKDRSPSGDMVDVGDGVIDYHRIIPEGERHGLEHVYVEHDWPDDPFDSVLRSYRHLTEGRGPTPLAPLPGVSRDPFEERIA
- a CDS encoding GMC family oxidoreductase, producing MRRKAQQDYDVIVVGSGAAGGMCAYVLACQGVKVLMLEAGRDYDPVSETPMFQTPADAPLRAAGTAEKPFGFYDATVDGGWRVPGEPYSSAEGTDFMWWRARMLGGRTNHWGRISLRMGEYDYKPYSRDGLGFDWPMSYQDVEPYYDKTEMLVGVYGSNEGLENTPNSSPGVLQPPPAPRAEELLTQKVCTDIDIPVIPAHLAIMTQRQDAQRLAQALWPGNPLAQRVTAESMLSRAACFYATPCGRGCSIKANFQSPTVLIPPAVATGNLDILTDAMVREITVDSAGRANGVHYVDKHTRLDEHVSARVVVLAASACESARIMLNSTSGAFPDGIGNGSGLVGKYVMDTVGAGVSGQIPTLENMPPHNADGASAMHLYMPWWLYQEQARGQLDFARGYHVEFGGGRRMPGYGAFGGIEPLTQGSYGHQFKEDCRRYYGSFMSFNGRGEMIPNEDSYCEIDSDGVDQFGIPTLKFHWKWSDHELNQARHMQHTFAGIIDAMGGQVLSTVQEDGANAIARPGQIIHEVGGVIMGDDPSRSVLNEFCQSWEVDNLFVTDGGCFASNADKNPTLSIMAIAWRASDYIAQQLGQRSIG